The Brumimicrobium sp. genomic interval TGTTTTAGTAGGTAATAGGGGAAGTATATTGTTTACAAGAAATTGTACAGCTGTTATGTTTGGTGGATAACCCATATTTCCAATAAATACGATATCGGTATCTTTTTGTTTATTTTCTTTTTCAAAAAATAATTCATCCACACCATTTGGTACAATCTGAATTGTATCTTTCTTTTTGTGAAATATATAGTTTTTATCTTGTTCTGAAATAATAGTGCGGTGTTCAAAGTATTCAAAGATAGAATTTTCGTATGACGACAAACGTTTCCATTCTGATTGGAAGATCATTCGTTTTAAGAGAGAAGCTGATTTAGCTCGTCTTTCCATACCTTTTGAAAAAGCATCCATGTAGTCGATAGTCTTTGGACAATTATGGTAGTTTTTTACATATTCTGCTGAACGAATAAGCTGGCAATAGATACGATCAGGCTGAATAGTTTTTAATAATTTGTCAATCTTTCTTTGAATGGTGTAATGATAGAAATAGCCAACTTGAAAAGGCTTTTCATCAAAAAATCGCCAAAATATACCAACTGCTTTTTGCCAAGGAGAGATAGGGAAGATGTGAATACTCTTACAGAATGAATTTAATTCATCTTTCTGGGCCTGAGATACGATATGTTCATTTGTAGAAATAAGATGAATTTCAAAATGTTTAGATAACTGCTTAATTTGCTGGTAAATACGTAACTTATCTCCTTTCTCTAATGGATAGGGAAAGCGAGAAGTTATAACAACCAATTTCTTATATGTCTCGGATGAATTCAATGAGTCGTTTAGTTAATCGTGTTTCGTCAAAATTGGTTTGTACGTATTTCTTAGCATTTGTTCCTAAATACCTGCGTAAATCCTTGTCTTGGTGTAAAATGTTCATCCATTTTGTAAACGCTATAGGGTCGTCGGCAATTAATACTTCTTTTTCATGTGTTAAATCTATGCCTCTTACTCCTTCAGTAGTAGTAATAATAGGTTTTCCCATTGCCATGTTCTCTAACAATTTTATCTTGATTCCGCCACCTGAATGCAAGGGGATAAGGCAAATTCCATGATTGTTGATAAATTCAAGGGCACTTTTTACTTCTCCATAGGTTTGCACAGAAGGGTGCTTGTATTGATTGTTTTTCAATCCTTTCCCCGCTAAATGAAAGCTAGAATCTTTTATTCCATTCGGAATGACTTCTTCGAGTAGCCATTTGATTCCTTCCTGATTTGGCTTCCAATCCATGGCACCTAAAAAATAGAAATCATCTTTTGAATAATCTGGAATTGGGTAGTTGCTTTTAACTGCTGTAGGGATTGTTTTTAGCTTTAACGTAGGAAAATTTGCTTGAAAAAAATGAGCGTCTTCTTCAGAAATCGCAATGATTCCATCTGCTTGAGCTAGCGTATTTAATTCATATATCTTTAGCTGCTCTGCTAATTTACCATAGTATTTCTTTTTCCAAAATGACTTGGAGTTTTTAGACATCCCTTCCCATATTTGATGTTCTACATTATGGGTTCGCACAATTACCTTCATCCCCTTTTCTTTGAATAAATGCAGATATGGCAGCATATAAATACTTTCGAGTATGGCTATGTCAAAGTCAACTCCGTCTAGGAAGCCTTTAATTGATTCTTCAACCTCTTTACTTTCAAAACGGCTGATATTATATGATTTATTTTTGATAAGCTGAATGAGGGCGCCAAATATATTTGTTTTTGTTTTGATATATTCAGCATGTATAGTCATCTTGGCTCTCCATTCGGCGGGGTATTCTTCTAGTCTAAAAGGGTGTTTTTGGGTAGTAATTGTAAAATGAAAAACCTCTGTTTGAGGAGCTAATAATAATGACTTTAAGATACTTGAAATAGCAATGCATCCACCATCTTTGAGTGGGAAAGGGGGTTTATTAGATAAATGAAAAATCTTAAGCACCGCTCTTTGTTTTACGTTTAAAAAATTTAAATGATACAGAAATACTACGATCATTAGCTGCACTTCGTAGCAATAAAATTGCAAATGGAGCTAGAAACAAATTGGGTCCCCACATACCTAATGCAGGAGAAATCACATCATTACTTGCCATACTTTCTCCCATGGTGATTAACACAAAATAAAGCATGAAGAGTAGGGCGGCAATAACTACAGGTGCACCAAAACCACCTTTACGTACAATTGCTCCTAAAGGCGCACCAATAAAGAACAAAATAATTATAGAAAATGAAAGAGCAAACTTGCGGTGAAACTCAATTTCATATCGTCTGAAATTTCGACGTCGCAATTCGACAATTCCATTTTGCCCTTCCAAGGATTCGATGTTTACTCTTAACTGACTTTTCATAGATTCAATGGCAGATGAGCGTATGTTGTTAGGCATTTTAGAAAATGAATATATAGGTGCCGAAAGTTTAACTAATGTGGTGTCACTCGCTACGACAGTGTCTTGATTTCCTTTAGCCTTTTCTTGATTTTTATTAAAAATATATGCTGCAATTGGAGAGTTTTCATCTCCTGTGGTATATTTCTTTGATGCTCTGAAATAAGAATGCTTAATTTTTGTATTATACGAAAGATTTTGCATCATATCAGCATATTCCTTTCGTAATGAATCAACAATTTTGTTGATTTGAAAGACATTAAGCATTTCATAATCATTCTTAAATAGGTCGTCTTTGGTTCGTTGAAGCTTAAACCCACTCATATCCATTTTGTAGGTAGCTGCCTTAAAATCAGATTTTCTACTTGGAAATGTATTTTTGTTTCCTTCTTTTATGAAGTCAGGAGAACTATTTAATTCTTCAATAACCTTCCCATCGTATAATTTAAAGAATAGGAATTCTCCATTTTCCGATTGAAAAAATTCTCCCGAATCTGCTACAATTGTTTTAATTTCGTTCGTCATCCTACGGTCGTGAATAATCATCCGTTTAAAACTATTGTTTTTTCCTTCATTAATTTTAATACTAAAACCCTGTATATCCTGCGTGTATCTACCTGGTCGCAAGAAAGAAGCCATCTTCTTTTCTTGAATATCCCAAATGATGGAATGCCATTTATAATTTGCAACCGGAATGACATAATTTGCAAAATAAAAAGTTCCTAATGCTATAAAAATGGTAACAATAGTTAAAGGTCGTAGGATTTTATAAATAGAAAGTCCACTTGATTTTAAGGCTGTTAATTCATTGGTTTCTCCCAAATTCCCCATTACCATCAAGGAAGAAAGTAGTATAGCTAATGGTAAGGCTAATGGAAGTAAAC includes:
- a CDS encoding glycosyltransferase, with protein sequence MNSSETYKKLVVITSRFPYPLEKGDKLRIYQQIKQLSKHFEIHLISTNEHIVSQAQKDELNSFCKSIHIFPISPWQKAVGIFWRFFDEKPFQVGYFYHYTIQRKIDKLLKTIQPDRIYCQLIRSAEYVKNYHNCPKTIDYMDAFSKGMERRAKSASLLKRMIFQSEWKRLSSYENSIFEYFEHRTIISEQDKNYIFHKKKDTIQIVPNGVDELFFEKENKQKDTDIVFIGNMGYPPNITAVQFLVNNILPLLPTKTTVKIAGSSPTSEVYKLASDKVEITGYIDDIRDAYRSARLFVAPMFLGTGLQNKLLEAMALGIPCITTSLANNALGAIPEKMILIANTPEEFAQQIQRLLSDSDLYKSISQSAQDYISQHFTWETTTQKLIDLIRL
- a CDS encoding glycosyltransferase family 4 protein, whose product is MLKIFHLSNKPPFPLKDGGCIAISSILKSLLLAPQTEVFHFTITTQKHPFRLEEYPAEWRAKMTIHAEYIKTKTNIFGALIQLIKNKSYNISRFESKEVEESIKGFLDGVDFDIAILESIYMLPYLHLFKEKGMKVIVRTHNVEHQIWEGMSKNSKSFWKKKYYGKLAEQLKIYELNTLAQADGIIAISEEDAHFFQANFPTLKLKTIPTAVKSNYPIPDYSKDDFYFLGAMDWKPNQEGIKWLLEEVIPNGIKDSSFHLAGKGLKNNQYKHPSVQTYGEVKSALEFINNHGICLIPLHSGGGIKIKLLENMAMGKPIITTTEGVRGIDLTHEKEVLIADDPIAFTKWMNILHQDKDLRRYLGTNAKKYVQTNFDETRLTKRLIEFIRDI
- a CDS encoding LptF/LptG family permease, which codes for MKKLSVFFVKSYIGPFLATFFISMFMLVMQFLWKYIDDLMGKGLEVSIIMELLFYVSASLLPLALPLAILLSSLMVMGNLGETNELTALKSSGLSIYKILRPLTIVTIFIALGTFYFANYVIPVANYKWHSIIWDIQEKKMASFLRPGRYTQDIQGFSIKINEGKNNSFKRMIIHDRRMTNEIKTIVADSGEFFQSENGEFLFFKLYDGKVIEELNSSPDFIKEGNKNTFPSRKSDFKAATYKMDMSGFKLQRTKDDLFKNDYEMLNVFQINKIVDSLRKEYADMMQNLSYNTKIKHSYFRASKKYTTGDENSPIAAYIFNKNQEKAKGNQDTVVASDTTLVKLSAPIYSFSKMPNNIRSSAIESMKSQLRVNIESLEGQNGIVELRRRNFRRYEIEFHRKFALSFSIIILFFIGAPLGAIVRKGGFGAPVVIAALLFMLYFVLITMGESMASNDVISPALGMWGPNLFLAPFAILLLRSAANDRSISVSFKFFKRKTKSGA